Proteins encoded together in one Halalkaliarchaeum sp. AArc-CO window:
- a CDS encoding HD domain-containing protein: protein MDLPPASEEGGGGREYDPEAEHDFPDEKVNRVLKAIESDPEIRTYLRAQNVNPVDRMGYNDHGKKHVEIVRNRALRLYDLLKRGGVEFNGARDQGLEEADEAVIVALAATLHDIGHVVHRDEHVYYSIPLAADVLDRLLPEFYSPEDAVKVKSETLHAILCHHTEEIPLSREAGIIRVADGLDMERGRSRAPYEQGGRGINTLSSQAIQSVRLEEGNSSPVYVEIEMTNAAGVYQVDNLLKAKLEDSLLEDLVRIIAINTKREDRLVERIEL from the coding sequence ATGGACCTCCCCCCGGCGTCGGAGGAGGGCGGCGGTGGTCGGGAGTACGATCCCGAGGCGGAACACGACTTCCCCGACGAGAAGGTGAATCGCGTCCTGAAAGCGATCGAGTCGGATCCCGAAATCCGGACGTATCTCCGGGCCCAGAACGTCAACCCGGTCGACCGAATGGGGTACAACGACCACGGGAAGAAACACGTCGAGATCGTCCGCAACCGGGCGCTCAGGCTGTACGACCTGCTCAAGCGCGGCGGCGTGGAGTTCAACGGCGCCCGCGATCAGGGGCTCGAAGAGGCCGACGAGGCGGTGATCGTCGCACTGGCGGCCACCTTACACGACATCGGCCACGTAGTTCACCGCGACGAACACGTCTACTACTCGATTCCGTTGGCAGCGGACGTCCTCGACCGGCTGTTGCCGGAGTTTTATAGCCCCGAGGACGCGGTCAAGGTGAAATCAGAGACGCTACACGCAATCCTCTGTCACCACACCGAGGAGATCCCGCTCTCCCGGGAGGCCGGAATCATCCGGGTGGCGGATGGCCTCGACATGGAGCGGGGTCGCTCCCGGGCGCCGTACGAACAGGGCGGCCGCGGGATCAACACACTCTCCTCGCAGGCGATCCAGTCTGTTCGGCTGGAGGAAGGTAACTCCAGTCCCGTGTACGTCGAAATCGAGATGACGAACGCCGCCGGCGTCTACCAGGTCGACAACCTCCTCAAGGCGAAACTCGAGGATTCGCTGCTCGAGGACCTGGTTCGGATCATCGCCATAAACACGAAACGGGAAGATCGACTCGTCGAGCGGATCGAACTGTAG
- a CDS encoding ZIP family metal transporter has protein sequence MTDLGTVILVTFLAGAATGVGALPVFFRTDVSHRTYDAALGLAAGVMVAASVFGLIVPGMEEGSLPVVVAGVFAGGAFLLVANRLIPHFHAQYRGLVGEGGADEAALTPTIRRAVLVGAAITLHNAPEGLAIGVGYASGLEEVALVLAIVIAIQNVPDGFAFAVPFGETGISRSKLLAYTTLSGVVPQVAAAVAGFLFVALFEGLFPFAAGVAAGAMLAVVFREMIPSSHGHGYADAATAAFLVGFALIVIVDTVVVT, from the coding sequence ATGACGGACCTCGGTACGGTGATCCTCGTGACGTTTCTCGCCGGCGCGGCGACGGGTGTGGGTGCGCTCCCCGTCTTCTTTCGAACGGATGTGAGCCACCGGACCTACGACGCCGCGTTGGGGCTCGCCGCCGGAGTGATGGTCGCCGCCAGCGTCTTCGGCCTCATCGTCCCGGGGATGGAAGAAGGATCGCTGCCGGTCGTCGTCGCCGGCGTGTTCGCCGGCGGGGCGTTCCTGCTGGTCGCAAACAGGTTGATTCCACACTTCCACGCCCAGTACCGGGGGCTCGTCGGGGAGGGCGGCGCCGACGAGGCGGCACTGACGCCGACGATTCGGCGGGCGGTGCTCGTCGGGGCGGCGATCACGCTGCACAACGCCCCGGAGGGGCTGGCGATCGGGGTCGGGTACGCCTCCGGGCTCGAGGAGGTTGCGCTGGTGCTCGCGATCGTGATCGCGATACAGAACGTCCCGGACGGGTTTGCCTTCGCCGTGCCGTTCGGCGAAACGGGAATCTCCAGGAGTAAACTGCTCGCGTACACGACGCTGTCGGGAGTCGTTCCACAGGTCGCGGCCGCCGTCGCCGGCTTCCTGTTCGTCGCCCTCTTCGAGGGACTGTTCCCCTTCGCAGCTGGGGTCGCCGCCGGCGCGATGCTCGCGGTCGTCTTCCGGGAGATGATCCCGTCGAGCCACGGCCACGGCTACGCGGACGCCGCGACCGCCGCGTTCCTCGTTGGCTTCGCGTTGATCGTCATCGTCGACACCGTGGTCGTCACTTGA